One Rosa chinensis cultivar Old Blush chromosome 3, RchiOBHm-V2, whole genome shotgun sequence DNA window includes the following coding sequences:
- the LOC112191507 gene encoding protein BREAST CANCER SUSCEPTIBILITY 2 homolog B isoform X2, whose translation MSTWHMFSDAAGGNFRWRISGPDPNTPPPDAAFYSDNENLSSSTRLPSMSDLLLQGCSKLAAESQRNHDAGVAMFRNGFGRSVSVKPSSLAKAASLLNSESGRMKGIESESRGGFGDSLFQTASGKMVNISSKGLVKAKRLLGLEDDNGDCNLPGFSSAGVKDAVSVSRSSLNHTTGSVQTGLTNVSNLNSVQAEVPSTARTPSSVKLHTPGGRSTSVSSDAFKTGSVQSRCKNESNQNFMQSEMTNSVSTLSSVQLHTPSGRTLSVSTDAHKTGSVQSRFKNESKLNYMQSEPSSACTPSSAKLLAPGGSSKSLSTGAHKTGSVQSGVTNETDPSFMQSQKPNLAPKPPSIKFHTAGGRSISVSTDALQRARSLLGDPDLGTLLNEGNSDLDQTFPKGREHDSHTASSHQKIPKTKFLTKSFVSPLQSSTNQVRTSAVKSDSTNWGTNLISQFDVVSNENACRSNGELPCGKKPFSNKPRTLTTVENNYLANGTGERINPVERSLAKPLVDISNTIGTTPLSNIQMTGVKRRLGGNSISPFKKPRISNFSTPLHKNVPCVPNGLSTFPSDHSSGKRRVSTRYPVLVTRMSLKKYFGMPPADQTMVDCMSDQVRRVTAINAENYMFPDESGLNYVGAEAFVHMLASSGASTQNTSREWVINHYKWIVWKLACYERCYPAKALGNFLTLPNVLEELKYRYEREVNHGHRSAIKKILEGDASPSSMLVLCISAIRSKPDPNVETSSGAENSSATKVELTDGWYSVDAILDALLSKQLAGGKLFVGQKLRIWGAGLCGWVGPISPLEVSREVMLRLHINGTYRAHWDDQLGFCNCVGAPLAFKCIKSDGGPVPWTLVGVTRIFPVLYKERLSNGRSVVRSERLETKMMQSYSQRRSNVIEGIISEFQRGLEHSHTCNERDSEGAKLLRILETAAEPEVLMAEMSTEQLNSFTKYRAKLEAIKQSDMEKSIMKALEDAGLAEREVMPLMRVRVVGLTRNLYEGEDSPKEGLITIWNPSENQKSELVEGQAYTVSDLIPTNLAADILYLLARGSKTKWKPLCQQAVDHFKPFFSPRKSILLSDFGQVPLSRVRSAVNLILLHSLCLWGRFMSLVTRRNSGCL comes from the exons ATGTCCACCTGGCACATGTTCTCCGACGCCGCCGGCGGCAATTTCCGGTGGCGAATATCCGGTCCCGACCCTAATACCCCACCGCCGGACGCGGCCTTCTATTCGGACAACGAAAATCTCAGCTCAAGCACTCGCCTGCCTTCCATGTCCGATCTGTTGCTTCAAGGCTGTTCAAAACTCGCGGCGGAGAGTCAGAGAAATCACGACGCAGGTGTTGCCATGTTTCGCAATGGATTCGGAAGATCCGTTTCCGTCAAGCCGTCGTCGTTAGCCAAAGCGGCGTCGCTTCTGAACTCCGAATCAG GCCGAATGAAAGGTATAGAAAGTGAGAGTAGAGGTGGTTTCGGTGATTCCCTTTTCCAGACTGCCTCTGGGAAGATGGTTAATATATCTTCCAAAGGTCTTGTCAAGGCCAAGAgattgcttggtttggaagatgaTAATGGTGACTGTAATCTTCCCGGTTTCAGCAGTGCCGGGGTTAAGGATGCTGTATCGGTTTCAAGGTCTTCATTGAATCATACGACTGGTTCAGTGCAAACTGGGTTAACGAATGTGTCCAATCTGAATTCTGTGCAAGCTGAAGTGCCTAGTACAGCTCGTACACCTTCATCAGTCAAGTTACATACACCCGGAGGGAGATCAACTTCTGTTTCTAGTGATGCATTTAAGACAGGTTCTGTGCAGAGTAGATGTAAGAATGAGTCTAACCAGAATTTTATGCAATCCGAGATGACTAATTCAGTTTCTACACTTTCATCAGTCCAGTTACATACACCCAGTGGTAGAACTTTGTCTGTTTCAACTGATGCACACAAGACTGGTTCAGTGCAAAGCAGATTTAAGAATGAGTccaaactaaattatatgcaatcCGAGCCTAGTTCAGCTTGTACGCCTTCATCAGCCAAGCTACTTGCACCTGGAGGAAGCTCTAAATCTCTTTCCACCGGTGCACATAAGACTGGTTCTGTGCAAAGTGGAGTTACAAATGAGACTGATCCGAGTTTTATGCAATCCCAGAAGCCTAATTTAGCTCCCAAACCTCCATCAATCAAGTTCCATACAGCTGGAGGAAGATCTATATCTGTTTCCACTGATGCACTACAACGTGCAAGGAGTCTTCTTGGTGACCCAGACTTGGGAACTCTCCTGAATGAGGGGAACTCAGACTTGGATCAGACATTTCCAAAAGGTAGAGAACATGATAGTCACACTGCCTCTTCCCACCAGAAAATACCTAAGACCAAATTTTTAACGAAGAGTTTTGTATCTCCACTGCAATCATCCACTAATCAAGTGCGGACATCAGCAGTCAAGTCAGATAGTACAAATTGGGGCACTAACCTGAtcagccaatttgatgttgTTAGCAATGAAAATGCCTGCAGGTCAAATGGTGAGTTACCTTGTGGGAAAAAACCCTTCAGCAACAAACCCCGTACCCTTACTACAGTAGAAAACAATTATTTGGCAAATGGCACTGGTGAAAGGATTAATCCTGTTGAAAGGTCACTAGCCAAGCCATTGGTGGATATTTCAAATACCATTGGCACCACTCCTCTGAGTAATATACAAATGACTGGTGTAAAGAGGAGGCTTGGAGGAAATTCTATTTCTCCATTCAAGAAGCCTCGCATTTCCAACTTCTCCACCCCATTGCATAAGAATGTTCCATGTGTTCCTAATG GTTTGTCTACCTTTCCGTCTGACCATTCAAGTGGCAAAAGAAGGGTTTCTACTCGATATCCTGTCCTGGTGACCAGAATGTCTTTGAAGAAATATTTTGGAATGCCACCAGCAGATCAAACCATG GTGGACTGCATGTCAGATCAGGTGAGAAGAGTTACAGCAATTAATGCAGAAAACTACATGTTTCCTGATGAATCTGGCTTAAACTACGTAGGGGCAGAAGCTTTTGTCCACATGTTGGCTTCTTCCGGAGCCTCAACACAAAATACTTCCAGAGA GTGGGTCATAAATCACTACAAGTGGATTGTCTGGAAACTGGCTTGTTATGAGAGATGCTATCCAGCTAAAGCTTTAGGAAATTTTTTGACACTGCCCAATGTGCTTGAAGAATTGAAGTATAG ATATGAAAGAGAAGTGAATCATGGTCACCGCTCTGCAATTAAGAAAATACTGGAAGGAGATGCATCACCTTCTTCGATGTTGGTCTTATGCATTTCAGCTATTCGCTCAAAACCTGACCCAAATGTGGAGACTAGCTCCGGAGCTGAAAATAGTAGTGCCACAAAAGTTGAACTTACTGATGGGTG GTATTCAGTGGATGCTATTCTGGATGCTCTCCTATCAAAGCAGCTTGCTGGTGGAAAATTGTTTGTTGGACAGAAACTTCGG ATTTGGGGAGCAGGACTCTGCGGCTGGGTTGGGCCTATTTCACCCCTCGAG GTGTCAAGAGAAGTTATGTTAAGGCTACACATAAATGGCACATATAGAGCTCATTGGGATGATCAATTGGGATTTT GCAACTGTGTTGGTGCTCCGTTAGCATTTAAGTGCATCAAGAGCGATGGGGGTCCAGTTCCTTGGACTCTTGTAGGAGTCACAAGGATATTCCCTGTTTTATACAAAGAAAG GTTAAGTAATGGAAGATCTGTTGTGAGGTCGGAGAGGTTGGAGACCAAAATGATGCAATCATATAGCCAGAG GCGCTCTAATGTTATTGAGGGCATTATTTCTGAGTTCCAAAGAGGATTAGAACATTCGCATACATGTAATGAGAGAGATAGTGAAGGAGCAAAACTCTTGAGGATACTAGAGACAGCTGCTGAACCAGAAGTTTTAATGGCAGAGATGAGTACAGAACAATTGAATTCTTTTACCAAATATCGAGCAAAATTAGAG GCAATCAAGCAATCAGACATGGAGAAATCAATTATGAAAGCACTAGAAGATGCTGGATTAGCTGAGAGGGAAGTGATGCCATTAATGAGGGTGAGGGTAGTTGGACTAACTAGAAACTTATATGAAGGAGAAGACAGTCCCAAAGAAGGCTTAATAACAATCTGGAACCCATCAGAGAACCAG AAGTCTGAGTTGGTCGAGGGGCAAGCATATACTGTTTCTGACCTTATACCAACAAATTTGGCTGCTGATATTCTATACTTGCTAGCAAGAGGATCCAAAACGAAATGGAAGCCTTTATGTCAGCAGGCAGTAGACCACTTTAA GCCCTTTTTTAGTCCTCGCAAATCAATACTATTGTCAGATTTTGGTCAAGTTCCTCTTTCCAG GGTTCGTTCTGCAGTGAATTTGATATTGCTGCATTCGTTGTGTTTGTGGGGGAGGTTTATGTCGCTGGTCACCAGAAGAAACAGTGGGTGTTTGTGA
- the LOC112193399 gene encoding VQ motif-containing protein 31, whose amino-acid sequence METMEMGGDCKPLTTFVHADTSTFREVVQRLTGAGPNQTQTQTQHAKSNAANSISSRKTTTASSTSKLHERRQYIKPKLDIVKPTITNSQFKSPTPLVSPSTIFSKLSIVEQENRGGSPAAAAKSTVGTYEHEDENNRNSHSEEEKAIQERRFYLRPSPQPEKSPRSPPELLTLFPLTSPTSKLQNP is encoded by the coding sequence ATGGAGACGATGGAAATGGGAGGTGATTGCAAACCCTTGACTACATTTGTTCATGCAGACACGAGCACGTTTCGAGAAGTAGTGCAGCGTTTAACAGGGGCAGGACCtaatcaaactcaaactcaaactcaacatGCAAAGAGTAACGCGGCCAACAGCATAAGCTCAAGGAAAACGACGACGGCCTCATCAACGAGCAAGCTTCATGAGAGAAGGCAATACATCAAACCCAAGCTTGATATAGTTAAACCTACCATCACCAACAGCCAATTCAAATCACCAACTCCCTTGGTCAGCCCTTCTACAATTTTCTCAAAGCTCTCGATAGTCGAACAAGAAAACAGAGGAGGATCACCAGCAGCTGCAGCAAAGTCGACGGTTGGAACATATGAACATGAAGATGAAAATAATAGGAATAGTCATTCAGAAGAAGAGAAAGCCATTCAAGAGAGGAGATTTTACTTGCGTCCATCACCACAGCCGGAAAAGTCCCCAAGGTCACCACCAGAGTTGCTTACCTTGTTTCCTCTAACATCTCCCACATCAAAACTTCAAAATCCATGA
- the LOC112191507 gene encoding protein BREAST CANCER SUSCEPTIBILITY 2 homolog B isoform X1 — MSTWHMFSDAAGGNFRWRISGPDPNTPPPDAAFYSDNENLSSSTRLPSMSDLLLQGCSKLAAESQRNHDAGVAMFRNGFGRSVSVKPSSLAKAASLLNSESGRMKGIESESRGGFGDSLFQTASGKMVNISSKGLVKAKRLLGLEDDNGDCNLPGFSSAGVKDAVSVSRSSLNHTTGSVQTGLTNVSNLNSVQAEVPSTARTPSSVKLHTPGGRSTSVSSDAFKTGSVQSRCKNESNQNFMQSEMTNSVSTLSSVQLHTPSGRTLSVSTDAHKTGSVQSRFKNESKLNYMQSEPSSACTPSSAKLLAPGGSSKSLSTGAHKTGSVQSGVTNETDPSFMQSQKPNLAPKPPSIKFHTAGGRSISVSTDALQRARSLLGDPDLGTLLNEGNSDLDQTFPKGREHDSHTASSHQKIPKTKFLTKSFVSPLQSSTNQVRTSAVKSDSTNWGTNLISQFDVVSNENACRSNGELPCGKKPFSNKPRTLTTVENNYLANGTGERINPVERSLAKPLVDISNTIGTTPLSNIQMTGVKRRLGGNSISPFKKPRISNFSTPLHKNVPCVPNGLSTFPSDHSSGKRRVSTRYPVLVTRMSLKKYFGMPPADQTMVDCMSDQVRRVTAINAENYMFPDESGLNYVGAEAFVHMLASSGASTQNTSREWVINHYKWIVWKLACYERCYPAKALGNFLTLPNVLEELKYRYEREVNHGHRSAIKKILEGDASPSSMLVLCISAIRSKPDPNVETSSGAENSSATKVELTDGWYSVDAILDALLSKQLAGGKLFVGQKLRIWGAGLCGWVGPISPLEVSREVMLRLHINGTYRAHWDDQLGFCNCVGAPLAFKCIKSDGGPVPWTLVGVTRIFPVLYKERLSNGRSVVRSERLETKMMQSYSQRRSNVIEGIISEFQRGLEHSHTCNERDSEGAKLLRILETAAEPEVLMAEMSTEQLNSFTKYRAKLEAIKQSDMEKSIMKALEDAGLAEREVMPLMRVRVVGLTRNLYEGEDSPKEGLITIWNPSENQKSELVEGQAYTVSDLIPTNLAADILYLLARGSKTKWKPLCQQAVDHFKPFFSPRKSILLSDFGQVPLSSEFDIAAFVVFVGEVYVAGHQKKQWVFVTDGSISESKSEELNDSLLAICFCSPHIDDQSDVPINYNLAGSTVGFCNLIKRAKDQMNALWVADATENSAYFLSFDSPHCSHLKGAAASAERWGRISSLTISRLKERVLFIIGKG; from the exons ATGTCCACCTGGCACATGTTCTCCGACGCCGCCGGCGGCAATTTCCGGTGGCGAATATCCGGTCCCGACCCTAATACCCCACCGCCGGACGCGGCCTTCTATTCGGACAACGAAAATCTCAGCTCAAGCACTCGCCTGCCTTCCATGTCCGATCTGTTGCTTCAAGGCTGTTCAAAACTCGCGGCGGAGAGTCAGAGAAATCACGACGCAGGTGTTGCCATGTTTCGCAATGGATTCGGAAGATCCGTTTCCGTCAAGCCGTCGTCGTTAGCCAAAGCGGCGTCGCTTCTGAACTCCGAATCAG GCCGAATGAAAGGTATAGAAAGTGAGAGTAGAGGTGGTTTCGGTGATTCCCTTTTCCAGACTGCCTCTGGGAAGATGGTTAATATATCTTCCAAAGGTCTTGTCAAGGCCAAGAgattgcttggtttggaagatgaTAATGGTGACTGTAATCTTCCCGGTTTCAGCAGTGCCGGGGTTAAGGATGCTGTATCGGTTTCAAGGTCTTCATTGAATCATACGACTGGTTCAGTGCAAACTGGGTTAACGAATGTGTCCAATCTGAATTCTGTGCAAGCTGAAGTGCCTAGTACAGCTCGTACACCTTCATCAGTCAAGTTACATACACCCGGAGGGAGATCAACTTCTGTTTCTAGTGATGCATTTAAGACAGGTTCTGTGCAGAGTAGATGTAAGAATGAGTCTAACCAGAATTTTATGCAATCCGAGATGACTAATTCAGTTTCTACACTTTCATCAGTCCAGTTACATACACCCAGTGGTAGAACTTTGTCTGTTTCAACTGATGCACACAAGACTGGTTCAGTGCAAAGCAGATTTAAGAATGAGTccaaactaaattatatgcaatcCGAGCCTAGTTCAGCTTGTACGCCTTCATCAGCCAAGCTACTTGCACCTGGAGGAAGCTCTAAATCTCTTTCCACCGGTGCACATAAGACTGGTTCTGTGCAAAGTGGAGTTACAAATGAGACTGATCCGAGTTTTATGCAATCCCAGAAGCCTAATTTAGCTCCCAAACCTCCATCAATCAAGTTCCATACAGCTGGAGGAAGATCTATATCTGTTTCCACTGATGCACTACAACGTGCAAGGAGTCTTCTTGGTGACCCAGACTTGGGAACTCTCCTGAATGAGGGGAACTCAGACTTGGATCAGACATTTCCAAAAGGTAGAGAACATGATAGTCACACTGCCTCTTCCCACCAGAAAATACCTAAGACCAAATTTTTAACGAAGAGTTTTGTATCTCCACTGCAATCATCCACTAATCAAGTGCGGACATCAGCAGTCAAGTCAGATAGTACAAATTGGGGCACTAACCTGAtcagccaatttgatgttgTTAGCAATGAAAATGCCTGCAGGTCAAATGGTGAGTTACCTTGTGGGAAAAAACCCTTCAGCAACAAACCCCGTACCCTTACTACAGTAGAAAACAATTATTTGGCAAATGGCACTGGTGAAAGGATTAATCCTGTTGAAAGGTCACTAGCCAAGCCATTGGTGGATATTTCAAATACCATTGGCACCACTCCTCTGAGTAATATACAAATGACTGGTGTAAAGAGGAGGCTTGGAGGAAATTCTATTTCTCCATTCAAGAAGCCTCGCATTTCCAACTTCTCCACCCCATTGCATAAGAATGTTCCATGTGTTCCTAATG GTTTGTCTACCTTTCCGTCTGACCATTCAAGTGGCAAAAGAAGGGTTTCTACTCGATATCCTGTCCTGGTGACCAGAATGTCTTTGAAGAAATATTTTGGAATGCCACCAGCAGATCAAACCATG GTGGACTGCATGTCAGATCAGGTGAGAAGAGTTACAGCAATTAATGCAGAAAACTACATGTTTCCTGATGAATCTGGCTTAAACTACGTAGGGGCAGAAGCTTTTGTCCACATGTTGGCTTCTTCCGGAGCCTCAACACAAAATACTTCCAGAGA GTGGGTCATAAATCACTACAAGTGGATTGTCTGGAAACTGGCTTGTTATGAGAGATGCTATCCAGCTAAAGCTTTAGGAAATTTTTTGACACTGCCCAATGTGCTTGAAGAATTGAAGTATAG ATATGAAAGAGAAGTGAATCATGGTCACCGCTCTGCAATTAAGAAAATACTGGAAGGAGATGCATCACCTTCTTCGATGTTGGTCTTATGCATTTCAGCTATTCGCTCAAAACCTGACCCAAATGTGGAGACTAGCTCCGGAGCTGAAAATAGTAGTGCCACAAAAGTTGAACTTACTGATGGGTG GTATTCAGTGGATGCTATTCTGGATGCTCTCCTATCAAAGCAGCTTGCTGGTGGAAAATTGTTTGTTGGACAGAAACTTCGG ATTTGGGGAGCAGGACTCTGCGGCTGGGTTGGGCCTATTTCACCCCTCGAG GTGTCAAGAGAAGTTATGTTAAGGCTACACATAAATGGCACATATAGAGCTCATTGGGATGATCAATTGGGATTTT GCAACTGTGTTGGTGCTCCGTTAGCATTTAAGTGCATCAAGAGCGATGGGGGTCCAGTTCCTTGGACTCTTGTAGGAGTCACAAGGATATTCCCTGTTTTATACAAAGAAAG GTTAAGTAATGGAAGATCTGTTGTGAGGTCGGAGAGGTTGGAGACCAAAATGATGCAATCATATAGCCAGAG GCGCTCTAATGTTATTGAGGGCATTATTTCTGAGTTCCAAAGAGGATTAGAACATTCGCATACATGTAATGAGAGAGATAGTGAAGGAGCAAAACTCTTGAGGATACTAGAGACAGCTGCTGAACCAGAAGTTTTAATGGCAGAGATGAGTACAGAACAATTGAATTCTTTTACCAAATATCGAGCAAAATTAGAG GCAATCAAGCAATCAGACATGGAGAAATCAATTATGAAAGCACTAGAAGATGCTGGATTAGCTGAGAGGGAAGTGATGCCATTAATGAGGGTGAGGGTAGTTGGACTAACTAGAAACTTATATGAAGGAGAAGACAGTCCCAAAGAAGGCTTAATAACAATCTGGAACCCATCAGAGAACCAG AAGTCTGAGTTGGTCGAGGGGCAAGCATATACTGTTTCTGACCTTATACCAACAAATTTGGCTGCTGATATTCTATACTTGCTAGCAAGAGGATCCAAAACGAAATGGAAGCCTTTATGTCAGCAGGCAGTAGACCACTTTAA GCCCTTTTTTAGTCCTCGCAAATCAATACTATTGTCAGATTTTGGTCAAGTTCCTCTTTCCAG TGAATTTGATATTGCTGCATTCGTTGTGTTTGTGGGGGAGGTTTATGTCGCTGGTCACCAGAAGAAACAGTGGGTGTTTGTGACAGATGGCTCCATTTCTGAATCAAAGTCAGAAGAATTAAACGATTCTCTACTTGCCATCTGCTTTTGTTCACCGCATATCGATGATCAATCAGATGTTCCTATAAACTACAACCTCGCAGGTTCAACG GTCGGCTTTTGTAATCTTATCAAGAGAGCAAAGGACCAAATGAATGCTCTTTGGGTAGCTGATGCTACAGAAAACTCGGCTtactttttgagttttgactctCCACATTGTTCACATCTCAAAGGTGCTGCTGCCTCTGCTGAAAGATGGGGAAGAATCTCTAGCTTG ACCATCAGTAGGCTTAAGGAGAGGGTTCTATTTATTATTGGTAAAGGGTAG
- the LOC112193398 gene encoding uncharacterized protein At5g08430 yields the protein MGSFTWVGEYNAAVTATADVDAAAAAAAAPTRRSKRLHRPKKFEFLSWGSRPLIEFLESIGKDTTKQISQYDVATIITDYVNHRRLLHPTKRKRIVCDDGLHSLFGRKTIARIKIYDLLQPHFAENLEDDSDDSSDESDDDGLDEEDEDKQRRQQQQQRKKQQKRRAASALHAPPPVPKSCYAAVIPENLKLVYLRRSVVEALLKQGEAQVFEDKVVGSFVRTKSDPNDYLQKNSHQLMQVKAILKKPEPNSESSAGGGVLLQLHGAVRDFSVSMLSDDNFFPEECEDLRERVKGGLLKRPTVVELQQKVQILHLDVTKHWLVRELQYLQNSIDRANEKGLRRELFDYLERRELLQSPDEQARLLREVPEVIAEELEEEPKDSPDETEQGNHGSPGHILRGESTPISEACEDDDSLQKWQKQPAESVKEILDAEDNKASQQLVDKHVVISEVVDVSDDDESEEPESEEKYEIPIPQLGTLMWHYSDPQGNIQGPFSIISLKRWSDSDYFPPDFKIWKTGQSSNEAVLLTKILRGNFLNKSVYQ from the exons ATGGGCTCTTTCACTTGGGTTGGGGAGTACAACGCCGCCGTCACCGCCACCGCCGATGTCGACGCCGCCGCCGCAGCTGCTGCTGCTCCGACGAGGAGGAGCAAGAGGCTGCACCGCCCCAAGAAGTTTGAGTTTCTCAGCTGGGGCTCGAGGCCGCTGATTGAATTTCTCGAGTCGATTGGGAAGGACACGACGAAGCAGATCTCCCAATACGACGTCGCTACGATTATCACCGACTACGTCAACCACCGCAGGCTTCTCCACCCGACGAAGAGGAAGAGGATCGTCTGCGACGACGGGCTTCATTCTCTGTTCGGCAGGAAGACCATTGCTCGGATCAAGATCTACGATTTGCTCCAGCCGCATTTCGCTGAGAATCTCGAGGACGATTCCGATGATTCGTCGGATGAGTCCGACGACGACGGTTTGGACGAGGAGGACGAGGATAAGCAGCggcggcagcagcagcagcagaggAAGAAGCAGCAGAAGAGGAGAGCCGCCTCGGCTCTGCATGCGCCTCCTCCGGTTCCGAAAAGCTGCTACGCCGCCGTGATTCCGGAGAATTTGAAGCTGGTGTACCTGAGGAGGTCGGTGGTGGAAGCTCTGCTGAAGCAGGGCGAGGCTCAGGTGTTTGAGGACAAAGTCGTGGGGAGCTTTGTGAGGACGAAATCGGACCCCAATGACTATCTGCAGAAGAATTCTCACCAGCTAATGCAGGTGAAGGCGATTCTGAAGAAGCCGGAGCCGAATTCGGAATCGTCTGCTGGAGGTGGAGTTCTTCTTCAGCTTCATGGGGCTGTTAGAGACTTCTCCGTTTCCATGCTCTCTGATGATAACTTCTTCCCG GAAGAATGTGAGGATTTACGTGAAAGAGTTAAAGGTGGTTTGCTGAAGAGACCTACAGTG GTGGAGCTTCAACAAAAGGTCCAGATCTTGCATCTGGATGTAACAAAGCAT TGGCTTGTGAGAGAACTTCAATACTTACAGAACTCAATTGATCGAGCGAATGAAAAGGGATTGCGCCGAGA GCTGTTTGACTACTTGGAAAGAAGGGAACTGCTGCAGTCACCAGATGAACAAGCACGTCTTTTGCGAGAGGTTCCCGAAGTTATTGCAGAAGAATTAGAGGAAGAACCAAAAGATTCTCCAGATGAAACAGAACAAGGAAACCATGGCTCCCCAGGACATATCCTCAGGGGAGAATCAACTCCTATTTCTGAAG CATGCGAGGATGATGATTCTTTGCAGAAGTGGCAGAAGCAACCTGCAGAGTCTGTAAAAGAGATACTTGATGCAGAGGACAACAAGGCTTCTCAGCAACTTGTGGATAAGCATGTAGTGATATCTGAGGTAGTGGATGTAAGTGATGACGACGAAAGTGAAGAACCAGAATCTGAAGAAAAGTACGAGATTCCTATTCCCCAGCTGGGAACCTTAATGTGGCATTATTCCGATCCCCAAGGAAACATACAGGGTCCTTTCTCAATCATTTCCTTAAAGCGCTGGAGTGATTCTGACTACTTTCCTCCAGATTTCAAAATTTGGAAGACAGGTCAGAGTAGTAATGAAGCTGTATTATTGACCAAAATTCTTCGTGGGAATTTTCTAAATAAAAGTGTATACCAATAA